The following is a genomic window from Manihot esculenta cultivar AM560-2 chromosome 9, M.esculenta_v8, whole genome shotgun sequence.
TGTCCAGGAACGTTTTCAATATGGATGAGTTAGCAGTAGAAATAGCACAAATTGCAGTTCCTGCTGCACTTGCTTTAGCAGCAGATCCTGTTGCTTCTCTAATCGATACAGCATTCATTGGCCATTTAGGTTTGTACATGTGATCTCCATCTTTTCTTGAAGATAGCCTGCATATCCACTACTTAATTTCCTTCCTATTCGATTTTTTTAAGCTTTTCTCTGCTGATCCATATTCAATAAGCTTTTATCTCTGAGTATTTAGTATACAGGAACTGATCAATTATATATTTGTAGATGCAGTTTGCATTCATTGTTGCTCATGAGAAATAATTACATTTCTGGATGCAGAAACTTTACTGGAAAAAGTTATTGTTTGATGCATTGTAAATGAATAGATAAGTAGAAAGCATACAATATGGTCGTGAAGTTCTATCCAACATGAAACGGATCCACTTGAACCTAACAtggataataaataatatatctttATTTTGAATCTATCATCCATCataggaaaaaataaatattttttgtcaaCATCAATGGCTCATTAATATTATTACTTGTAGGACCTGTGGAGCTTGCTGCTGTGGGAGTTTCTATTGCCATTTTTAATCAAGTGTCAAAGATTGCAATTTTCCCACTTGTCAGTGTTACCACGTCTTTTGTTGCCGAGGAAGAAAGTGCTGGAAAATCGAGTAACGACGAAAATGCATCACTTGAAGATGGTTTGCTTGTCAATAAGGAAACGGAAGAGCTATTACCTAAATCTGGTAGGTTTATCCTCTGTTTCCCCTTAGTTTGTTGAAAGAATACACCAATTGAGTTGCAAAGATCTGGATAGAGCTCCAACTTACACGTTGTTCTCGATTGATTTCCTTATAATTCCTGGAATATGCTCCTCACTTTTAAGACATTCTGTGTTTTCCACTTAACAAGAGTCTACATGCAAATCATCCTCTGCAGGCAGCATTTCCACCAAAAGGCACATACCATCTGCTTCTTCAGCATTGGTTATTGCTTGTGTCCTTGGCGTAATCCAGGCTTTATTCCTCATTTTCTCTGCAAAACCGATCCTGAGCTACATGGGTGTACAATCTGTAAGTCTTCTTCAAGTAGCATTCGAGTGCTGAAAAGTTTGTGTATTATTTCTCATTCCTGTTGTgattttttatctaaaattattagCTCCACCGGGTTATCTCGTCAATAGGTTGTTTGATGTTCATGTTTTTACCTAACAGCACAAGTTTTTCAATATATCAATATGCTCCAGTTTATTTCACGCAAGTTAGTCTAAAACTTTTTATTGttcaaacttcaaaagacaAGTTCTCTGAGGAATGCATTTTCTGTTGTGCAGGATTCCCCAATGCTAATACCAGCACAACAATACTTGACATTGAGGTCACTAGGTGCTCCTGCTGTTCTTCTTTCACTAGCGATGCAAGGGGTTTTCCGAGGAATTAAGGATACGAAAACTCCTCTATTTGCTACTGGTAAGATAGATCTTTCACCTGTAAATATGTATGCCCTTGATATATTAGTGAAATAtgtatctatattttttaatatctataacaataaaagcaaagagaaacatgacataaaatcaaataatgtgAAGTGATTTTTGCTGTGTTCTTCCTACCTTTATATTTGATCTATACTTCATTTATATGGATTAGCAGTTCCAAagcttataatttattattattatcatttatttttttgtagttGTGGGAGATGTAGCAAATATCATCTTGGACCCAATATTTATATTCGTATTCAGATTGAACGTCTGTGGTGCAGCCATTGCTCATGTTATTTCTCAGTAAGTTCCATCTTTCTCCTGAAGATGAGATAGCATTCCAATTTTTCTTTGTGGTTTCTGGCATGCTGTTGATTGATTTTTTGTTGAGGACACTATGGTTcaccttttttttccttttaatattATGTTTTAGGTACCTAATCTCCCTGATTCTGTTGTGGAAATTAATTGAACATGTTGATCTATTGCCTCCCAACATTAAAGATCTACAATTTGGTCGATTTCTAAAAAATGGTAAGGTTTTTCCTTTTCCACCCTTCTTAAATGCATTGTCTCCTTGGGAATTATCTCATTCCTTTTCTATTCATTTTTTTGCTGTTCACTTTGTATGCTATTGCAACTGATCTATGAATTGCATTTCCACTAAGGATTTATGCTGTTGATGAGGGTAATAGCTGCGACAATCTGTGTCACCTTGGCTGCATCATTGGCGGCAAGACATGGATCTACTTCAATGGCTGCATTTCAGGTTTGCTTGCAGATTTGGATGGCAACTTCTTTGCTTGCAGATGGGCTGGCTGTGGCTGGACAAGTAAGAACTGTTTCTTTTAATGAACTGAAACCACTTGCATGTGTTTGTAAATATTTGCATAATTCGCTTGCCGGTGGATGTAGATTTTACTTGTAAAACATCTCCAAGAAATGGACTAATGCATTTCAACTTTTCCAGGCAATGCTTGCAAGTGCATTTGCAAATAAGGATCACGACAGGGCCAAGGCCATTGCTTCTCGTGTATTCCAGGTACGGAAATACCTCAGCATTAAGTTACAAATTTCcctgtaaatattttaattgtgtGCTTTTCTTTGCAGTACGGTTTGCTTTTAGGCCTAGTTCTCTCGATCTTCCTTTTCGGTGGACTACAGTTTGCTTCAAGATTATTTACAGAAGACGTCAATGTTTTGAATCTTATTGCCGTGGGCATCCCGGTAACTATTCACTTTTTCTAATTACAAGAACCAACAATAGgagtttttttccttttctgtgcTTTGGATTATGGAAAACTTTTCGGACTAAGACTttcctcttttctctttttatgctGATTAGTTTGTTGCAGCAACTCAAATCGTAAATGTTTTAGCCTTCGTTTTCGATGGAATCAATTATGGAGCATCTGATTTTGCATACTCTTCATACTCAATGGTATGCCTCGCCTTCTACCCCAGTTAAAAAGTTCTTCAAAACATCAATTCATTTTGCTTTTGTGTTTAGATAAGCTTGTTTGGCTTCCAAGAATACAACAGAAAATCAACACTTTAAttatcttatattatttttcttccctATTATACCATTAACAAATATCAAATCCTTGTTATACTTCTCTTATTTTTCGCATTCTGCTAATTTCTTCCACCATGGTTCAGGTTTTGGTGTCAATAATAAGCATCCTATGCTTATTTGCTTTATCATCTAGTCATGGCTTCTTTGGCATCTGGGTTGCGTTGACCATTTTTATGACTCTACGCGCATACGTGGGCTTGTTGAGGTAACGGTTTCAATTAGAAATATTGATGTCAAATTTATACctatacttttatattatttcatattgTCTCGTTAAACACCTGAACTAAATTTGCAACTTATTGAATACTTAAACTTACAAGGATTATAACAATCAAGCACAAATTAACGATATTATTGTTGATTTATAAAAGGATGTCAAAAATAGTTTGATTTATTACTTACTACTCTCGAATTTTATTGATTgaactctaaatttttataaaatgacaaAATTATACTTCTCAAACTttgtcaatttataaaaatttagagaatcaaaaaaatttagaatataaacaACAATACGtgtgattaatttttatttttcttctaataAATTATGGATAGTATGATTAACTTGtagttaattattatgatttttataaattcaaatattgaaTAGATTACGGTTTTAATTTAGGCATTCAGTAGTTTAATCCTActtcccatttcaaaaaaaaaaaaaaaatcctacttACTATAGGGGTGTCATTTAGCTAAAAATTAAGAGTTTGACTATTTATCGGTGATTgtatttgattaatattttttatatagaaaattGTTTTAACAAAGTACTTTTGTTTTTGCAGAATAGGCACGGGAACAGGACCTTGGagctttttaagaaaataagctTCTTCTTCGTTTGTTTATCATAGTTAGCAAATACCATCCTGGCCTATTTGGAAAATGGGAAAATTTTAGAGATGATTACATTTTTGGCATCTTTATTAGTAGTAGGTTTTTCAATCTGTAATGCAGATGCGTATGCAATctgttttaagaaaaaaaatgaaaaaaaaaatgtagatGCAATCTAATGTAAATAATTGCCATCATTAATTCAATTTCTcttgataataaatttttttcaaatcagaattcaatttttttttatttcaa
Proteins encoded in this region:
- the LOC122724510 gene encoding protein DETOXIFICATION 42-like — its product is MATETLLNLWENLAKLPLVMLLKDTRNVFNMDELAVEIAQIAVPAALALAADPVASLIDTAFIGHLGPVELAAVGVSIAIFNQVSKIAIFPLVSVTTSFVAEEESAGKSSNDENASLEDGLLVNKETEELLPKSGSISTKRHIPSASSALVIACVLGVIQALFLIFSAKPILSYMGVQSDSPMLIPAQQYLTLRSLGAPAVLLSLAMQGVFRGIKDTKTPLFATVVGDVANIILDPIFIFVFRLNVCGAAIAHVISQYLISLILLWKLIEHVDLLPPNIKDLQFGRFLKNGFMLLMRVIAATICVTLAASLAARHGSTSMAAFQVCLQIWMATSLLADGLAVAGQAMLASAFANKDHDRAKAIASRVFQYGLLLGLVLSIFLFGGLQFASRLFTEDVNVLNLIAVGIPFVAATQIVNVLAFVFDGINYGASDFAYSSYSMVLVSIISILCLFALSSSHGFFGIWVALTIFMTLRAYVGLLRIGTGTGPWSFLRK